The following proteins are encoded in a genomic region of Nicotiana sylvestris chromosome 4, ASM39365v2, whole genome shotgun sequence:
- the LOC138890474 gene encoding uncharacterized protein — protein sequence MEEVVMVHEAEFEANPTGMNRERLQKNAELIKQPTKEEVKVAVLGLNGDSARGPDGMTDKFYHSCWDLIGDDLYDMVRAFFNGHELPKCLTHTNLVLLPKKKEVTIFSDLRPISLSNFSNKVISRVVHGRLDKFLPSLISEEQSGFVKGRNIVENILLTQEIVTDIRLRTKAGPNVILKLDMTKAYDRISWLFLTKVLRKMGFTERLIGIVFGLISNNWYSILINGQAYGFFKSSRGVKQGDPVSPTLFILAAEALSRDETSLILIMQVLKAYEDASGQLVNKTKSAMYLHHLTDMEVVNKVERITGIHRNDFPIIYLGQVIISSGKGSSHIPCIAKHAYASTISCKLQRGTSRHWASWNTLCMLVEEGGIGFRSLHDVTKALFSKLWWNFRTKPSLWSSFVCQKYCLGALYFLVPQDFGIDENVHNVHDVTLDDEWDVDRLFEMLPEDLAVHILEKIKPPSPMQVLDRPFWMLETRGYFSVKSAWEYTRIRDEPRIVYRMIWVTACHQNVGVVYSLTRNLFSTCFLNQKLQRQLGSIGESEKDWDGHGWLKVNTDGASRGNPGRSSIGFCIRNENGDIVKSVGKEIEETTNTVAEAKAMVEALRFCRFHQYSHVWLQTDSMLLKTIMDGIWKPPWIISEQVEEMMQLMNGGNYTVTHIHREGNKLADHLANYALDHGEIECQQFWHLDAQGRRLVNEDKLQCPNLRVKVDRR from the exons ATGGAGGAGGTAGTGATGGTTCATGAAGCAGAATTTGAAGCAAATCCTACGGGGATGAACAGGGAAAGGCTACAAAAG AATGCAGAATTGATTAAGCAACCAACAAAAGAGGAGGTTAAAGTGGCAGTACTCGGACTAAATGGTGATAGTGCTAGGGGGCCAGACGGTATGACAGACAAATTCTATCATTCTTGTTGGGACTTAATAGGGGATGACCTGTACGACATGGTGAGGGCTTTTTTCAATGGTCATGAGCTACCCAAGTGTTTAACACACACCAACCTAGTTCTgctaccaaagaaaaaagaagttacaattttTTCTGATCTAAGACCAATAAGCCTCAGTAATTTTTCTAATAAGGTTATATCAAGGGTCGTGCATGGAAGGCTAGATAaatttcttccaagtctgatatCGGAGGAACAGTCAGGTTTTGTTAAGGGAAGGAATATAGTAGAAAACATCCTTCTAACTCAGGAGATAGTGACTGACATTAGGCTTAGAACTAAGGCTGGACCTAATGTCATCCTGAAGCTAGATATGACCAAAGCTTATGATAGAATATCTTGGCTATTCCTAACAAAGGTGCTGAGAAAGATGGGATTCACAGAAAGGTTAATAGGGATTGTCTTTGGATTAATTTCAAACAATTGGTATTCTATTCTAATCAATGGTCAAGCTTATGGTTTCTTTAAGTCCTCAAGGGGTGTAAAACAAGGTGATCCTGTATCTCCAACTTTGTTTATCTTGGCAGCAGAAGCATTATCAAGGG ATGAAACATCTCTGATACTGATTATGCAAGTGTTGAAGGCATATGAAGATGCATCTGGGCAGCTTGTTAACAAGACCAAATCAGCTATGTACCTGCATCATTTAACAGACATGGAAGTGGTCAACAAGGTGGAAAGGATCACAGGCATTCATAGGAATGATTTCCCTATCATATATCTAG GGCAAGTTATTATCAGTAGTGGGAAGGGCAGTTCTCATATCCCATGTATTGCAAAGCATGCCTATGCATCTACTATCAGCTGTAAACTCCAAA GAGGAACTAGTAGGCATTGGGCTTCATGGAATACCTTATGCATGCTAGTTGAGGAAGGAGGAATAGGTTTCAGGTCACTGCACGATGTAACAAAGGCATTATTCAGCAAGTTGTGGTGGAATTTCAGAACAAAACCAAGCCTATGGAGCTCTTTCGTATGTCAGAAATAct GTCTTGGGGCACTATATTTTTTAGTTCCTCAGGACTTTGGCATTGATGAAAATGTACATAATGTACATgatgttaccttagatgatgagtGGGATGTGGACAGGCTATTTGAAATGCTTCCTGAAGATTTAGCAGTACACATTCTGGAGAAAATCAAACCACCTTCACCTATGCAGGTTCTTGACAGGCCTTTTTGGATGCTGGAAACAAGAGGATATTTCAGTGTTAAGTCAGCATGGGAGTATACGAGAATAAGAGACGAACCAAGAATAGTTTATAGAATGATTTGG GTTACTGCATGCCATCAAAATGTTGGTGTTGTGTACAGCCTGACGAGAAATCTCTTCAGCACTTGTTTTTTAAATCAGAAACTGCAAAGACAACTTGGAA GCATTGGTGAAAGTGAGAAAGACTGGGATGGACACG GATGGCTAAAAGTTAATACAGATGGCGCATCGAGGGGAAATCCAGGCAGGAGCTCAATAGGTTTTTGTATAAGAAATGAAAATGGTGACATAGTCAAGTCAGTAGGGAAAGAGATTGAGGAGACAACAAACACAGTAGCTGAAGCGAAGGCCATGGTAGAAGCACTAAGGTtctgtagatttcatcaatactctcatgtatggcttcaaactgactcaatgttattaaaaacgataatggatgggatctggaaaccaccatggatcatTTCTGAGCAGGTAGAGGAAATGATGCAACTAATGAATGGGGGCAATTACACAGTTACTCATATTCATAGGGAGGGCAACAAgctggcagatcacttggctaatTATGCTTTAGATCATGGAGAAATAGAATGCCAACAATTCTGGCATCTAGATGCACAGGGAAGGAGGTTGGTTAATGAAGATAAGCTGCAATGTCCAAATCTAAGGGTGAAGGTGGACAGAAGATAA
- the LOC138890475 gene encoding uncharacterized protein, which produces MNALIWNIRSVNTQQDFERLTKMHRQNHYNFVGLMEPKQQAKKLERYRNKIGLAQAISNVSNKIWAFIYEVFEVTVMYNMVQQLTLRLFHTESHEEFVLTLIYAKCDAIERIELWDSLYAMARDMDAPWLVGGDFNVIWDEEEKFGGLHVSLNEIDDFRHCINTCNLFDLGFKGSIFTWWNGRVEEDCIFKRLDRCLANLQFQQTFPGIEVQHLSKTGSDHSPMYLKCDIENPLIKKPFKFLNFWVEHATFKDVVKENWTADFSANPYILFNHKLKN; this is translated from the coding sequence ATGAATGCTCTCATTTGGAATATAAGGTCAGTCAACACACAGCAGGACTTTGAAAGGTTGACAAAAATGCATAGGCAAAATCACTATAATTTTGTAGGATTAATGGAGCCAAAGCAACAAGCAAAAAAACTGGAAAGGTACAGAAACAAGATAGGACTTGCACAGGCAATTTCAAATGTTTCCAACAAGATCTGGGCTTTTATATATGAGGTATTTGAGGTAACTGTTATGTACAATATGGTGCAACAATTAACACTAAGATTGTTTCATACTGAATCGCATGAGGAGTTTGTCCTAACATTGATATACGCAAAATGTGATGCAATTGAGAGGATAGAATTATGGGATTCATTATATGCAATGGCAAGGGATATGGATGCACCATGGCTTGTAGGAGGTGATTTCAATGTAATATGGGACGAAGAAGAGAAGTTTGGTGGGTTACATGTGTCATtgaatgaaattgatgattttcgaCACTGCATCAACACTTGCAATCTATTCGACCTTGGATTTAAAGGCagcatatttacatggtggaatgggagAGTAGAGGAAGACTGTATATTCAAAAGGCTAGATAGATGCTTGGCCAATCTTCAGTTCCAACAAACTTTTCCAGGAATAGAGGTGCAACATTTGTCAAAGACTGGTTCCGATCATAGTCCAATGTATCTGAAGTGTGATATTGAGAATCCACTAATTAAAAAGCCTTTTAAGTTCTTGAATTTCTGGGTGGAACATGCAACTTTTAAAGATGTGGTGAAAGAGAATTGGACAGCTGATTTCAGTGCAAATCCTTATATCCTTTTTAATCACAAGttaaaaaattaa